One region of Mycolicibacterium rhodesiae NBB3 genomic DNA includes:
- a CDS encoding GMC oxidoreductase yields MRRAIVVGSGPIGAVAARRFFDAGQEVALLEAGQPISDPPASHVRNVNRFQHDPDSYFSGIAGYFRYFDDAAPPAGLPGASTTTAVGGQGVLWTNNCPRPAPFELWPVMPEDEWDRYLGDAEHYLDVHSDTFDASVRQRCIVERLRAPLTGDGREIVGQPMAGRLVDASTVHYVASQDVLAGTDVSIQTGEVRCIVSDGEHTAGVELADGEHLEADVVVVAAGAFDTPLLLRRSGLGSAALGTHLTYHPVLFSQLVLEESLCRADGYDIPPRLQIPPTAAAPWNTMILRDTCPSPARPPDVDVASNRLVEIQSFCPVDNHPENTMALDDDGGVRFDVPLRADDRARMDAVAADQHRLAAALGRFRAGLEPQWMDLGFAHVMGTCRMGAVDDGTSVTDNVGRVWGTRDVYLATVGVIPTALAVNPTLTAAALAIRSVDHALRQ; encoded by the coding sequence ATGCGTCGCGCGATCGTCGTCGGCAGCGGTCCGATCGGAGCCGTGGCCGCACGCCGATTCTTCGACGCGGGGCAGGAGGTGGCGCTCCTGGAAGCGGGCCAACCGATTTCGGACCCACCGGCCAGCCATGTGCGTAATGTGAATCGCTTCCAACACGACCCGGACTCCTACTTCTCCGGAATCGCGGGCTATTTCCGGTATTTCGATGATGCGGCGCCTCCGGCCGGACTGCCCGGTGCATCGACGACCACCGCGGTCGGCGGTCAGGGTGTGCTCTGGACGAACAACTGCCCGCGGCCCGCGCCGTTCGAACTGTGGCCGGTTATGCCGGAGGACGAGTGGGATCGCTATCTCGGCGACGCCGAACACTACCTCGACGTCCACTCCGATACGTTCGACGCCTCGGTGCGTCAACGATGCATCGTCGAACGGCTACGCGCTCCACTCACCGGCGACGGCCGCGAAATCGTCGGGCAGCCAATGGCGGGACGACTCGTGGACGCCTCCACCGTCCACTACGTTGCATCGCAGGACGTTCTCGCCGGCACTGACGTGAGCATCCAGACGGGCGAGGTGCGCTGCATCGTTTCCGACGGAGAACATACTGCGGGTGTCGAACTCGCCGACGGCGAGCACCTCGAAGCCGACGTCGTCGTGGTGGCCGCGGGCGCCTTCGACACACCGCTGCTGTTGCGCCGCTCCGGATTGGGATCCGCAGCGCTCGGCACACACCTCACCTATCATCCGGTGCTGTTCTCGCAGTTGGTTCTCGAGGAAAGCCTCTGCCGCGCTGACGGTTACGATATTCCGCCCCGGCTGCAGATCCCGCCGACGGCCGCCGCGCCGTGGAACACGATGATCCTGCGCGATACCTGTCCGAGCCCGGCACGGCCTCCCGATGTCGACGTCGCGAGCAATCGGCTTGTGGAGATTCAGTCGTTCTGCCCGGTGGACAACCATCCCGAGAACACCATGGCGCTCGACGACGACGGCGGCGTGCGCTTCGACGTTCCGCTGCGCGCCGACGACCGTGCCCGCATGGATGCCGTTGCCGCCGACCAGCACCGGCTCGCCGCTGCGCTCGGCCGGTTTCGCGCAGGGCTGGAACCTCAATGGATGGACCTCGGGTTCGCGCATGTGATGGGCACCTGCCGGATGGGTGCCGTCGATGACGGGACCTCGGTGACCGACAATGTCGGGCGGGTATGGGGAACGCGGGACGTCTACCTCGCCACGGTCGGAGTGATCCCGACCGCACTGGCGGTCAACCCGACGCTGACCGCGGCGGCTTTGGCGATTCGCAGCGTCGATCATGCACTGCGTCAATAG
- a CDS encoding serine/threonine-protein kinase, whose translation MEGTPFGRYRLVELIGRGGMGDVWRAFDTVTDRVVAVKVLPAHLANDQTFQERFRREARAAAGLNNPHVVPIHDFGEIDGRLFVDMRLIEGEDLGTLLASGPLPPRRAIKIIEQIALALFAAHRIGLVHRDVKPSNILVTEDDFAYLIDFGIARAAGEAGLTDTGAAVGTWAYMAPERFSTGAADARADVYALTCVLYEALTGESPFPAKTLEQIATAHMLQPPPQPSTVRPQVPRAMDEVITTGMAKEPEQRYASTKDLATAARAAVGGATDHTQAAPPLWTSQPTQQVHRPGPTVAGPPADPTERLRQPDPAAFAAATQYRTPTDQVPPRPAEPPAPAAPPSGRRRNILLAAGAAVVVVIVAVVAVIAFTGDSDSPSGGSASSGSSPSGSSSPGAPPSVPQAAPAGAMFNGTQPWTVDVSGAAKSDRSDAIIGALNAAGGWGTENRLQIDFSNAVFFADQNTPRMQVVGTEDYCGGGPDCDAVPAEMPVPDNANIGGSTDLQCDPSGNTEGQGDCQLLVVDRDGQKLYETYHSTKEGDALKAQAFFIWDLNKEYPENLRGDQCTSADAGGFPIAAMTPTADEVASGSIDHAIRFILPNDRMRAEVYVHPASHAGGPESTDDNAPPYGVRFRLKADFDDSGYTDSQKVVITALKTHGMLLADGGQVPLTFADDRTSTAKWADLGIASDTFSAITPDAFEVVELGPDVPLTYDCVRNP comes from the coding sequence GTGGAGGGCACGCCGTTCGGGCGCTATCGACTGGTCGAGTTGATTGGTCGGGGTGGAATGGGCGACGTCTGGCGCGCCTTCGATACGGTGACCGACCGCGTGGTGGCGGTGAAAGTCCTGCCCGCTCACTTGGCCAACGATCAGACGTTCCAGGAACGATTCCGCCGGGAGGCACGGGCGGCGGCGGGGCTGAACAACCCCCACGTGGTGCCGATCCACGACTTCGGTGAGATCGACGGTCGTCTGTTCGTGGACATGCGGCTCATCGAGGGTGAAGACCTCGGCACACTGCTCGCGTCCGGTCCGCTACCTCCGCGACGCGCCATCAAGATCATCGAGCAGATCGCGCTCGCGCTGTTCGCCGCTCACCGCATCGGTCTGGTGCACCGCGACGTCAAGCCGTCGAACATTCTCGTCACCGAGGACGACTTCGCCTATCTGATCGACTTCGGCATCGCGCGTGCGGCAGGCGAAGCCGGGCTCACCGACACGGGAGCCGCGGTAGGGACCTGGGCCTACATGGCGCCGGAGCGCTTCTCGACCGGCGCGGCGGATGCGCGCGCCGACGTATATGCGCTCACCTGCGTGCTGTACGAAGCGCTGACCGGTGAATCACCCTTTCCCGCAAAGACTCTCGAGCAGATCGCCACCGCGCACATGCTCCAGCCGCCTCCGCAGCCATCGACGGTGCGGCCGCAGGTCCCGCGGGCGATGGATGAGGTCATCACGACCGGCATGGCCAAGGAACCCGAACAGCGCTACGCCTCGACGAAAGACCTCGCAACCGCGGCCCGGGCAGCGGTCGGCGGCGCGACGGATCACACCCAGGCCGCACCGCCGCTGTGGACGTCGCAGCCCACCCAGCAGGTGCACCGCCCCGGTCCGACCGTGGCGGGCCCGCCCGCGGACCCCACTGAACGGCTTCGCCAGCCCGACCCCGCGGCATTCGCCGCCGCGACGCAGTACCGGACGCCGACCGATCAGGTACCGCCCCGGCCGGCCGAGCCACCCGCACCTGCGGCCCCGCCGTCGGGTCGGCGCAGGAACATCCTGCTGGCCGCGGGCGCCGCGGTCGTCGTGGTGATCGTGGCGGTGGTCGCCGTCATCGCGTTCACCGGTGACTCCGACTCGCCATCGGGCGGCAGCGCATCGTCGGGGTCGTCGCCGTCGGGGTCGTCGTCACCGGGGGCGCCGCCGTCCGTACCGCAGGCCGCGCCCGCCGGTGCGATGTTCAACGGGACCCAGCCCTGGACCGTCGACGTCTCCGGTGCGGCGAAGTCCGACCGCAGCGACGCGATCATCGGTGCGCTCAACGCTGCGGGCGGTTGGGGTACGGAGAACAGACTGCAGATCGACTTCTCCAACGCGGTCTTCTTCGCCGATCAGAACACGCCTCGGATGCAGGTCGTCGGCACCGAAGACTACTGCGGCGGCGGTCCGGACTGCGATGCTGTGCCCGCGGAGATGCCGGTGCCGGATAACGCCAACATCGGTGGATCGACGGATCTTCAATGCGACCCGTCGGGCAACACCGAGGGTCAGGGTGACTGTCAACTGCTCGTCGTCGACCGCGACGGTCAGAAGCTGTACGAGACATACCATTCGACGAAGGAGGGGGACGCCCTCAAGGCGCAGGCCTTCTTCATCTGGGACCTGAACAAGGAGTACCCGGAGAACCTGCGAGGCGACCAGTGCACCAGCGCGGATGCCGGGGGCTTCCCGATCGCCGCCATGACACCGACGGCCGACGAAGTCGCCTCGGGCTCAATCGATCATGCGATCCGGTTCATCCTGCCCAACGACCGGATGCGGGCAGAGGTCTACGTGCATCCCGCCAGCCACGCAGGCGGCCCGGAAAGCACCGATGACAATGCGCCGCCATACGGTGTGCGTTTCCGGCTCAAGGCCGACTTCGACGACTCGGGTTACACCGACTCGCAGAAGGTGGTGATCACGGCCCTGAAGACCCACGGGATGCTGCTGGCCGACGGTGGCCAGGTACCGCTCACGTTCGCCGACGACAGGACCAGCACCGCCAAGTGGGCGGATCTGGGCATCGCCTCGGATACCTTCAGCGCGATCACCCCCGATGCGTTCGAGGTGGTCGAACTCGGGCCGGACGTGCCGCTGACCTACGACTGCGTCCGCAACCCCTAG
- a CDS encoding RND family transporter, with translation MTETDTGRSRIAHGIRVLAVPIIIGWIALTAISNVAVPSLEKVGQAHTVSMNAHDAPSFIAMKRVGRDFEEFDSDANAMIVLEGDEPLGADAHRYYDGLVDKLEADPHVQHVADFWGDPLTASGAQSNDGEAAYVQVYLRGNIGETLANESVDAVRDIVDASPAPPGVKVYVTGFGPLAADQHHAGDKSVIKVTIITLVVIAVMLAVVYRSIVTMVMVMLMVFVELGASRGIVAFLAHHQIIGLSTFAVNLLTLLAIAAGTDYAIFAIGRYQEARGSGEDRVAAYYTMFRGTAHVVLGSGLTIAGAMLCLSVTRLPYFQTMGVPCAIGMLVAVLAALTLAPAVIVAGSRFGLFEPKRRIASRGWRRVGTVVVRWPGPILVATVALALVGLLALPGYRVNYDLRNYLPDDLPTNVGYAAAERHFNPARLNPELLLIESDHDLRNSADFLVIDKIAKAVFRVPGISRVQAITRPEGKPIEHTSIPFQVSMQGTTNQMNQKYLQDRMADMLVQADEIQTTIDTLTQMSNLTQQMADTTHSMVAKTKNMTLDIAELRDFIANFDDFFRPVRSYFYWEPHCFNIPVCSAMRSVFDTIDGVDTTTQDVQALLPDLERLDALMPQLVALMPQQIETMKTMKTMMLTMYATQKGMQDQMAALQENSSAMGEAFDTSMNDDSFYLPPEVFANEDFKRGIKNFISPDGKEVRFIISHDGDPATEEGIERVNAIKKAAKEAIKGTPLEGSTVMLAGTAATYKDMRDGSNFDLVIAGIAAVALIFIIMLVITRSVIAAFVIVGTVLLSLGASFGLSVLLWQHLLGIELHWMVLAMSVILLLAVGSDYNLLLVSRFKEEIPGGLKTGIIRAMSGTGSVVTSAGLVFAATMASFAFSELRIMGQVGTTIALGLLFDTLIVRSFMTPAIAAMFGRWFWWPQLVRSRPSRTAPVSTGV, from the coding sequence ATGACCGAGACGGATACCGGGCGGTCGCGAATCGCCCACGGCATCCGAGTGCTCGCGGTCCCCATCATCATCGGCTGGATCGCGTTGACGGCGATCTCCAACGTCGCCGTGCCCTCGCTGGAGAAGGTCGGTCAAGCCCACACCGTGTCGATGAACGCCCACGATGCGCCGTCGTTCATCGCGATGAAGCGAGTCGGCAGAGACTTCGAGGAGTTCGACTCCGACGCCAACGCGATGATCGTCCTCGAGGGCGACGAGCCGCTCGGCGCGGATGCTCACCGCTATTACGACGGTTTGGTCGACAAGCTCGAAGCCGACCCGCACGTGCAGCACGTCGCAGATTTCTGGGGTGATCCGCTCACGGCGTCCGGTGCCCAGAGCAACGACGGCGAGGCCGCGTACGTCCAGGTTTATCTGCGCGGGAACATCGGCGAGACACTGGCCAACGAATCGGTCGACGCGGTTCGCGACATCGTGGACGCCAGTCCGGCTCCACCGGGTGTGAAGGTGTATGTCACCGGATTCGGTCCCTTGGCGGCCGACCAGCATCACGCGGGTGACAAGAGCGTCATCAAAGTCACGATCATCACGCTCGTCGTGATCGCCGTCATGCTCGCCGTCGTCTACCGGTCGATCGTCACCATGGTCATGGTCATGCTGATGGTGTTCGTCGAACTCGGCGCCTCCCGGGGAATCGTCGCGTTTCTGGCGCACCACCAGATAATCGGGCTGTCGACGTTCGCGGTGAACCTGCTGACTCTGCTCGCGATCGCGGCGGGGACCGACTACGCGATCTTCGCGATCGGGAGGTACCAGGAAGCACGGGGAAGCGGCGAGGATCGAGTAGCCGCGTACTACACGATGTTTCGCGGGACCGCCCACGTGGTGCTCGGTTCCGGGCTGACCATCGCAGGTGCCATGCTCTGCCTGAGTGTCACCCGGCTCCCGTACTTCCAGACCATGGGCGTGCCGTGTGCCATCGGGATGCTCGTTGCGGTGCTCGCCGCCCTCACGCTGGCTCCCGCGGTGATCGTCGCGGGAAGCAGGTTCGGGCTTTTCGAACCCAAGCGAAGGATCGCATCGCGCGGGTGGCGCCGCGTCGGCACCGTCGTCGTGCGGTGGCCGGGGCCGATTCTCGTCGCCACGGTGGCACTCGCGCTCGTCGGTCTGCTCGCACTGCCCGGCTATCGGGTGAACTACGACTTGCGTAACTACCTGCCCGACGACCTTCCGACAAATGTCGGATATGCCGCCGCCGAGCGACATTTCAACCCGGCCCGGCTGAATCCCGAACTGCTGCTGATCGAAAGCGATCACGATCTGCGCAACTCCGCGGACTTCCTGGTGATCGACAAGATCGCCAAGGCCGTCTTTCGGGTGCCTGGTATCTCGCGTGTCCAGGCGATCACTCGGCCCGAAGGCAAACCCATCGAGCACACGTCGATTCCGTTCCAGGTCAGCATGCAGGGCACGACCAACCAGATGAACCAGAAGTACCTGCAGGACCGGATGGCAGACATGCTGGTGCAGGCCGACGAGATACAGACGACGATCGACACCTTGACGCAGATGTCGAACCTGACCCAGCAGATGGCCGACACCACGCACAGCATGGTCGCCAAGACCAAGAACATGACCCTCGATATCGCCGAATTGCGAGACTTCATCGCCAATTTCGACGATTTCTTCCGGCCGGTCCGCAGCTACTTCTACTGGGAACCGCACTGCTTCAACATTCCAGTGTGTTCCGCGATGCGGTCGGTGTTCGACACCATCGACGGTGTGGACACGACGACCCAAGACGTTCAGGCCTTACTCCCCGACCTGGAACGCCTCGACGCGCTGATGCCGCAACTCGTCGCGCTGATGCCGCAGCAGATCGAAACCATGAAGACGATGAAGACGATGATGCTGACGATGTATGCCACCCAGAAGGGCATGCAGGATCAGATGGCTGCGCTGCAGGAGAACTCGTCGGCGATGGGGGAGGCGTTCGACACGTCGATGAACGACGATTCGTTCTACCTGCCACCGGAGGTGTTTGCCAACGAGGACTTCAAGCGCGGCATCAAGAACTTCATCTCCCCCGACGGTAAGGAAGTCCGCTTCATCATCAGCCACGACGGCGATCCCGCCACCGAGGAGGGCATCGAACGCGTCAATGCCATCAAGAAGGCCGCGAAAGAGGCAATCAAGGGCACGCCTCTCGAGGGATCGACCGTCATGCTGGCCGGTACCGCCGCCACCTATAAGGACATGCGAGACGGCTCGAACTTCGACCTGGTGATCGCCGGAATCGCCGCAGTGGCATTGATTTTCATCATCATGCTGGTGATCACGCGCAGTGTGATCGCGGCGTTCGTCATCGTGGGAACGGTGCTGCTGTCGCTCGGCGCCTCATTTGGCCTCTCGGTGCTGCTCTGGCAGCATCTGCTGGGTATCGAACTGCACTGGATGGTGCTGGCGATGTCGGTGATCCTGCTGCTCGCCGTGGGTTCGGACTACAACCTGCTGCTGGTGTCGCGATTCAAAGAGGAGATCCCCGGTGGCCTGAAGACCGGCATCATCCGCGCGATGTCGGGCACCGGATCGGTGGTGACCTCGGCCGGGCTGGTCTTCGCGGCCACGATGGCGTCATTCGCCTTCAGTGAGTTGCGCATCATGGGTCAGGTCGGCACCACCATCGCACTGGGCCTGCTGTTCGACACCCTGATCGTGCGGTCGTTCATGACCCCGGCCATCGCGGCGATGTTCGGCAGATGGTTCTGGTGGCCACAGCTCGTCAGGAGCCGGCCGTCCCGAACCGCGCCAGTCTCCACTGGCGTCTGA
- a CDS encoding SDR family NAD(P)-dependent oxidoreductase: protein MSVVPGLLEEKVVIVAGLGGIGNGLARRYADEGARLVVGDLDEGTVSRAVAELDPVRVLGTSLDGADEDSVISIVRLAVEKFGRLDGIHVNFTNAADAYLPGGVVDLPLEAFDEVMRVNTRGFVICAKHAIPPMIEAGGGSIVFTASIDAYNGAGTRVSYAMSKAAELALMRHIARKYGPKGIRANAIAPGLIWHYKFDEQWMPEGIVEQTRARQMIKSRFGNPDDVAALGALLLSDDGSFITAQTISVDGGVTFRP, encoded by the coding sequence ATGTCAGTCGTGCCTGGACTGTTGGAGGAAAAAGTCGTCATCGTCGCCGGACTCGGCGGCATCGGCAACGGCCTTGCGCGCCGTTATGCCGACGAGGGTGCCCGGCTCGTGGTCGGCGACCTCGACGAGGGGACGGTGTCGCGCGCGGTCGCCGAACTCGACCCCGTAAGGGTGCTCGGTACTTCGCTGGACGGCGCCGACGAGGACTCGGTCATCTCGATCGTCAGGCTGGCGGTGGAGAAGTTCGGGCGCCTGGACGGAATCCACGTCAACTTCACCAATGCCGCCGATGCCTACCTGCCCGGTGGCGTCGTCGACCTGCCGCTGGAGGCGTTCGACGAGGTGATGCGCGTCAACACACGAGGTTTCGTGATCTGCGCCAAACACGCGATCCCACCGATGATCGAGGCGGGCGGCGGGTCGATCGTGTTCACCGCGTCCATCGATGCCTATAACGGTGCGGGCACCCGGGTCTCGTACGCGATGAGCAAGGCAGCCGAGCTGGCGCTGATGCGCCACATCGCGCGCAAGTACGGCCCGAAGGGCATCCGCGCCAACGCGATCGCCCCCGGCCTCATCTGGCATTACAAGTTCGACGAACAGTGGATGCCGGAGGGCATCGTCGAGCAGACGCGCGCCCGTCAGATGATCAAGTCGCGGTTCGGCAATCCGGACGACGTCGCCGCGCTCGGCGCGCTGCTGCTGTCAGACGACGGCAGCTTCATCACCGCGCAGACGATCAGTGTCGACGGTGGGGTGACGTTCCGCCCGTAA
- a CDS encoding FadR/GntR family transcriptional regulator, whose product MAEPTIAFRRLAEQVADELRRRILRGELADGSILPKEDELLLEFPVSKPSLREAMRILEAEGLLRVRRGKLGGAVVRRPNAANVAYTVGLVLGSQEVGLSDVGNALLQVEPACVALCAQRGDRRRAVVPQLRRVHTEAVEAVEDLLLVTSASRRFHESLVSLCGNQTMIILAGALEMLWSAHETSWSSRVTDGSIVPIDERLAVLEDHLQIISAIDDGDARRAYDLAAAHLVDAQHYPGSSGVVDPSMVHNWDR is encoded by the coding sequence GTGGCAGAGCCGACGATCGCATTTCGCCGCCTCGCCGAGCAGGTTGCCGATGAGCTTCGGCGGCGGATTCTGCGCGGTGAGCTGGCCGACGGCAGCATCCTGCCCAAGGAGGACGAGCTGCTCCTCGAGTTCCCCGTCAGCAAGCCGTCGCTGCGCGAGGCGATGCGCATCTTGGAGGCCGAGGGGCTGCTTCGCGTCCGCCGCGGAAAGCTCGGCGGCGCCGTGGTCCGCCGGCCCAACGCCGCCAACGTCGCCTACACCGTCGGTCTGGTGCTCGGGTCCCAGGAAGTGGGTCTCTCCGACGTCGGTAACGCCCTCCTCCAGGTCGAGCCGGCGTGCGTGGCGTTGTGCGCCCAGCGCGGGGACCGCCGGCGCGCGGTGGTCCCGCAGCTGCGACGGGTGCATACCGAGGCCGTCGAGGCCGTCGAGGACCTGCTGCTGGTGACGTCGGCAAGCCGGCGATTCCACGAGTCACTGGTCTCGTTGTGCGGCAACCAGACCATGATCATCCTGGCCGGTGCCCTGGAGATGCTCTGGTCGGCACACGAGACCAGCTGGTCGAGTCGCGTGACCGACGGCAGCATCGTGCCCATCGACGAACGGCTCGCGGTCCTGGAGGACCACCTGCAGATCATCAGCGCGATCGACGACGGGGATGCCCGCCGCGCGTACGACCTGGCGGCGGCCCACCTCGTCGACGCGCAGCACTACCCGGGATCGTCGGGCGTTGTCGATCCCTCCATGGTGCACAACTGGGACCGTTGA